A region from the Thauera humireducens genome encodes:
- a CDS encoding Glu/Leu/Phe/Val dehydrogenase dimerization domain-containing protein: MAVFSLSDFADHEQVVFVSDDKSGLKAIIAVHNSNLGPALGGCRMWPYASEDEAIRDVLRLSRGMTYKSAMANLKLGGGKSVIIGNPRTQKTPELLAAFARALEQLNGRYIAAEDSGTSVADMKYMTQFTRHVAGIHDKPSDAGTRSGDPSPATAYGTFIGIKAAVKERLGRDSLEGLRVAVQGVGNVGFDLARQLKAAGAQLWVTDIHREPLLQAGKELGATVVAPEEVFGLDVDVFAPCALGAILNDSTIPQLKAKVVAGAANNQLAEARHGAELMKRGILYAPDYVINAGGIIDVYHERIGFDRAALIKHIEGIEDNLMEIFERARKEERPTGEVADAIAEERFKR, translated from the coding sequence ATGGCCGTATTTTCCCTGAGCGACTTCGCCGACCACGAGCAGGTGGTCTTCGTCAGCGACGACAAGAGCGGACTGAAGGCGATCATCGCCGTCCACAATTCCAATCTCGGTCCGGCGCTCGGTGGCTGCCGCATGTGGCCGTATGCCTCTGAAGATGAGGCGATTCGCGATGTGCTGCGCCTGTCGCGCGGCATGACCTACAAGTCGGCGATGGCCAATCTGAAGCTCGGCGGCGGCAAGTCCGTCATCATCGGCAACCCGCGCACGCAGAAGACGCCCGAACTGCTCGCCGCTTTTGCCCGTGCGCTGGAGCAGCTGAATGGCCGCTACATTGCCGCCGAGGATTCCGGCACCAGCGTCGCCGACATGAAGTACATGACGCAGTTCACCCGCCACGTCGCCGGCATCCACGACAAGCCTTCGGACGCGGGTACGCGCAGCGGCGACCCCTCGCCGGCCACCGCCTACGGCACCTTCATCGGCATCAAAGCGGCGGTGAAGGAGCGCCTCGGCCGTGATTCACTGGAAGGCCTGCGCGTCGCGGTGCAGGGCGTGGGCAACGTCGGCTTCGACCTCGCCCGCCAGCTCAAGGCTGCAGGCGCGCAGCTCTGGGTCACCGACATCCACCGCGAGCCGCTGCTGCAGGCTGGCAAGGAGCTGGGCGCCACCGTGGTCGCGCCGGAAGAGGTCTTCGGTCTCGACGTCGACGTCTTCGCCCCCTGCGCGCTCGGCGCCATCCTCAACGACAGCACGATCCCGCAGCTGAAGGCGAAGGTCGTTGCCGGGGCCGCCAACAACCAGCTCGCCGAAGCCCGTCACGGTGCCGAACTGATGAAGCGCGGCATCCTGTATGCGCCGGATTACGTCATCAACGCAGGCGGCATTATCGACGTGTATCACGAGCGCATCGGGTTCGACCGTGCGGCGCTGATCAAGCACATCGAGGGCATCGAGGACAACCTGATGGAGATCTTCGAGCGTGCGCGCAAGGAGGAGCGACCGACCGGCGAAGTGGCGGATGCCATCGCCGAGGAGCGCTTCAAGCGCTGA
- a CDS encoding PEP-CTERM sorting domain-containing protein, translated as MLDVVFATSAFTTQSFTLGTAGDSFSFQIGTVNFREPNTGPGKGNTGIRDAETDELDVSVFLTFADPLGSIREVRTAGIATPGLIDDATVDFSLTWSPLDVAFGDGGLFQISLGALSFVNNNEGAKALNATVTMLTLPQLLPVSPAPAPEQEAGEPNAVPEPGSLALLGLGLAGLGALRRKQRAA; from the coding sequence TTGCTTGACGTCGTTTTTGCAACTTCCGCCTTCACGACCCAGAGCTTCACGCTCGGCACGGCGGGCGACTCGTTCAGCTTCCAGATCGGCACCGTCAATTTCCGCGAACCCAACACGGGCCCCGGCAAGGGCAACACCGGCATTCGAGACGCTGAGACAGACGAACTCGACGTTTCCGTCTTCCTCACATTTGCCGACCCTCTGGGCTCAATCCGCGAGGTCCGTACCGCAGGTATCGCGACACCGGGGCTGATCGACGACGCAACGGTCGACTTCAGCCTGACCTGGTCGCCGCTCGACGTGGCATTCGGCGACGGCGGGCTTTTCCAGATCAGTCTCGGTGCGCTCAGCTTCGTCAACAACAACGAGGGCGCGAAAGCGCTGAACGCAACGGTCACGATGCTCACGCTACCGCAACTGTTGCCAGTCAGCCCCGCGCCTGCCCCGGAGCAAGAGGCCGGAGAACCGAATGCCGTTCCCGAACCCGGTTCGCTCGCCCTGCTCGGCCTCGGTCTCGCCGGCCTGGGCGCCCTGCGCCGCAAGCAGCGCGCTGCCTGA